The genomic interval CTCGGTCAGGTCCCGGACCGCCCCGGGGTCGCGGAGCATCCGACCGCCGACCGGAAGCTCGACGTTGGCGGCCAGGGTGAGCGGTCCGGCCGCCTGCACCTTGAAGGTGCCGGTGAACTCGCCGGCCTGCTCGGTCATCTGGTCCAGGTCACGTTCCAGCAGGTCGAGGGCCTGACGCAGGTCCCGCCCCGGACGCCCGGCGATCCGCCACCGGGCGGCGTAGAGCTCGACCGGCAGGTCCACCAGCAGCCCGGCGCTCCGGCCGACCAGGTCGGCACCGGGTCCCCTGGCGGGGAGTTCGGGCAGGTGCGGCACGGGAAGCTCGCCGAGCACGATCCGCTGGGCCTCGGCGATGTCGGTGCCGGGCATCGAGCCGATGCCGGAGGCCGCCCCGGCCGGCCAGGGCCACGCCGGCCCGGTCGCCGCCGTCGAGTCCGCCGGTTGGTCGGGCAGCTGCTGTTGATCGGTCACGTCGGCAGGTTATCCCGGCACCGGCAGTCCACCCGGCACCGGCGGTCCATCCGGCACTGCCCGGCCACCCGGCACCGACGGTCCATTCCGGCACTGCCCGGCATGCGGCACCGGAGCGACGTTCTCAGGCGGCGGCGCTGATGGTGGCCGAGCCGAGCACGACGTCGCCGCCCGGATCGGGCCGGTAGACCACGATCGCCTGCCCGGCCGCCACCCCACGGACCGGCTCGCGCAGCTCGGCGCGCAGCGCCGCCCCGTCGAGCCGGACGGTGGCCGGCACCACCTGGCCGTGTGCCCGCAACTGCACCTCGCAGTCGAAGGCGTCGGTCGGCACCGGTCCACCGGTCCAGACCGGCCGCTCGCCGCTCACCGTGCGGACCTCCAGCGCCTCGGCCGGCCCCACCGTCACGGTGTTGGTCTTCGGGGTGATCGAGAGCACGTACCGGGGCTTCCCGTCCGGGGCCGGCACGCCGAGCGCCAACCCCTTGCGCTGCCCCACCGTGTAGGCGTACGCGCCGCTGTGCGCGCCGACCACCGCACCGGTGCGGGCGTCGACAATCTCGCCGGGCGCCTCGCCCAGCCGGTCGGCGAGGAACCCCCGGGTGTCGCCGTCGGCGATGAAGCAGATGTCGTGCGAGTCGGGCTTGTCGGCGACCGCCAGGCCCCGGTCGGCCGCCTCGGCGCGTACCTGTGCCTTGGTTGAGTCGCCGAGCGGGAAGATCGACCGGTCGAGCTGCTCCCGGGTCAGCACCGCCAGCACGTACGACTGGTCCTTGCCGAGGTCGACGCTGCGCCGGAGCAGCCCGTCCGGGCCGAGCCGGGCGTGGTGACCGGTGACCACGGCGTCGAAGCCGAGCGCCACCGCCCGGTCCAGTACGGCGGCGAACTTGATCTTCTCGTTGCACCGCAGGCACGGGTTCGGGGTACGCCCCGCCGCGTACTCCGCGACGAAGGTCTCCACCACGTCTTCGTGGAACCGGTCGGCCAGGTCCCACACGTAGAACGGGATGCCGAGCACGTCCGCCGCCCGCCGGGCGTCCCGGGAGTCCTCCAGGGTGCAGCAGCCCCGGGCACCGGTCCGGTAGGTCTGCGGATTGCGCGCCAGCGCCAGGTGCACCCCGGTGACGTCGTGTCCGGCCTCCACCGCCCGCGCGGCGGCGACCGCCGAGTCGACCCCGCCGGACATCGCTGCCAGTACCCTCACCGGTCCATCCCCTCCACCTGACGAGCCTAGCCGGTGCGGAAGGGCCCCTTCATATCGCCTTTTCGCGGTGCGGGGCCCTTCCTGACACCTGGAGGGTGTCAGCTCCGGGCCGACTTGACCGCGCCGGCCCGGCGGGCCCGCTCGACCACTCCGGGCAGCGCGGCGACCAGCGCGTCGACGTCGGCGGCGGTCGAGGTGTGCCCGAGCGAGAACCGCAGCGACGACCGGGCCCGGTCGTCGTCGGCACCCATCGCCAGCAGCACGTGCGAGGGCTGCGCCACCCCCGCCGAGCAGGCCGACCCGGTCGAGCAGGCGATCCCCTGCGCGTCCAGGAGCATGAGCAGGGCGTCCCCCTCGCAGCCGGGGAAGGAGAAGTGCGCGTTTCCGGGCAGCCGCTCGATCGGGTCGCCGTTGTAGAGCGCCTCCGGCACCGCCTGCCGGACCCGGGCCACCAGGTCGTCGCGGAGCGCGGCGACCCGCGTCGCGTACTCCTGCTGGGCCTTGACCGCCGCCTCGACCGCGACCGCGAAGGCGACGATCCCGGCCGCGTCCAGGGTGCCGGAGCGGACGTCCCGCTCCTGTCCGCCGCCGTGCAGCACC from Plantactinospora sp. BC1 carries:
- the mnmA gene encoding tRNA 2-thiouridine(34) synthase MnmA — its product is MRVLAAMSGGVDSAVAAARAVEAGHDVTGVHLALARNPQTYRTGARGCCTLEDSRDARRAADVLGIPFYVWDLADRFHEDVVETFVAEYAAGRTPNPCLRCNEKIKFAAVLDRAVALGFDAVVTGHHARLGPDGLLRRSVDLGKDQSYVLAVLTREQLDRSIFPLGDSTKAQVRAEAADRGLAVADKPDSHDICFIADGDTRGFLADRLGEAPGEIVDARTGAVVGAHSGAYAYTVGQRKGLALGVPAPDGKPRYVLSITPKTNTVTVGPAEALEVRTVSGERPVWTGGPVPTDAFDCEVQLRAHGQVVPATVRLDGAALRAELREPVRGVAAGQAIVVYRPDPGGDVVLGSATISAAA